A genomic stretch from Chitinophagaceae bacterium includes:
- a CDS encoding tail fiber domain-containing protein, which yields MSISIKHFSFVALSFFISTAVFSQALNDQQTKLNISSISNPVHKLTQLKPISFEYNTKQYKQLNLQAGKQYGFLSENIQTVFPELVKEKRIPYMLGKNNYKNATISTINETSLIPVLVASIIEQQQQINQLKTEIEELKNKKGVTAIR from the coding sequence ATGTCTATTTCTATAAAGCATTTTTCATTTGTTGCATTATCATTTTTTATTTCAACTGCTGTTTTTTCACAGGCACTGAACGATCAGCAGACAAAACTGAACATCAGTTCCATCAGCAACCCGGTTCATAAACTCACACAGTTAAAACCCATCAGCTTTGAATACAATACCAAACAATACAAACAGTTGAATCTGCAGGCAGGCAAACAATACGGTTTTCTATCCGAGAATATACAGACTGTGTTTCCTGAACTGGTGAAAGAAAAACGAATCCCTTATATGCTGGGAAAGAACAATTACAAAAATGCAACTATTTCAACCATCAATGAAACCAGCCTCATTCCTGTACTGGTGGCTTCCATCATTGAACAGCAGCAGCAAATCAATCAGCTGAAAACAGAAATTGAAGAGTTGAAAAATAAGAAAGGAGTTACGGCAATACGATAA
- a CDS encoding NAD(P)H-binding protein: MNGQTAVVLGATGLVGSHLLEQLLNDDAFTKVRVLVRRPLELQHPKLEVCITDFSNYTDYQTKLGTGDCIFSCIGTTNANVKGDKALYRTIDFDIPVNAARFGKEAGFQQYLLVSAAGADSKSSIFYSRLKGEVEEVIATYKYHSFHVFRPSFLLGNRKEQRTGESIGKKVFQFFSFLIPSKYKGIQAADVAKAMINAAKEGKEGVKVYYYREMV; this comes from the coding sequence ATGAACGGACAAACAGCAGTAGTTCTGGGAGCAACCGGTTTAGTCGGCTCTCATTTGCTGGAACAATTACTGAACGACGATGCTTTTACCAAAGTAAGAGTGCTGGTAAGAAGACCATTAGAACTTCAACATCCAAAGCTGGAAGTATGTATCACCGATTTCAGCAACTATACCGATTATCAAACAAAGCTCGGTACAGGCGACTGTATCTTCAGCTGCATCGGCACTACCAATGCCAATGTAAAAGGTGATAAAGCTTTGTACCGGACCATTGATTTTGATATCCCTGTGAATGCCGCAAGATTTGGCAAAGAAGCCGGTTTTCAGCAATACTTACTGGTTTCAGCTGCAGGTGCCGATTCAAAATCTTCGATCTTTTATTCAAGACTGAAAGGCGAAGTGGAAGAAGTAATTGCCACATACAAATACCACAGCTTTCATGTGTTTCGTCCTTCCTTTCTGTTAGGCAACCGGAAAGAGCAACGGACGGGAGAAAGCATCGGTAAGAAAGTATTTCAGTTTTTTTCTTTTTTAATTCCTTCAAAGTATAAAGGCATACAGGCTGCTGATGTGGCGAAGGCAATGATCAATGCAGCAAAGGAAGGAAAAGAGGGGGTGAAGGTTTATTATTACAGGGAGATGGTATGA
- a CDS encoding 4'-phosphopantetheinyl transferase superfamily protein, translating to MPLVYQHTINSATKVGLWHIEEGEDFFLERVPLKRDVSHPHKRLQHLAGRYLLPTLFEDFPLSEILIADTRKPFLPDEKYHFSISHCGNYAAAIVSSKQRVGVDIEHPTDKIFRISHKFLTDEEKMFLDEQMSTAQLLQLATLLWSTKESMFKWFGDGGVDFRQHMTIQNIEGNDEEGKLICQFQKFDPLSLTVHYRFMKELVMSWVVS from the coding sequence ATGCCGCTCGTTTATCAACATACTATCAACAGCGCCACAAAAGTAGGGCTTTGGCATATTGAAGAAGGAGAAGATTTTTTCCTGGAAAGAGTGCCGTTAAAAAGAGATGTATCGCATCCGCATAAACGTTTGCAGCACCTGGCGGGCCGTTATTTGCTGCCAACCCTGTTTGAAGATTTTCCCTTATCAGAAATATTAATTGCTGATACAAGAAAACCTTTTTTGCCCGATGAGAAATATCATTTCTCTATTTCGCATTGCGGCAATTATGCAGCAGCAATTGTCAGTTCAAAACAACGGGTTGGTGTAGATATTGAACATCCTACGGATAAGATTTTCCGCATCAGTCATAAGTTTTTAACCGATGAAGAGAAGATGTTCCTCGATGAACAGATGAGTACGGCCCAGCTTCTGCAACTGGCCACTTTATTATGGAGTACCAAAGAATCGATGTTCAAATGGTTTGGTGATGGTGGTGTTGATTTTCGCCAGCACATGACTATTCAGAATATTGAAGGCAATGATGAAGAAGGAAAACTGATCTGCCAGTTTCAAAAATTTGATCCGCTTTCATTAACAGTGCATTACCGTTTTATGAAAGAACTGGTGATGAGTTGGGTGGTGAGTTGA
- a CDS encoding dCTP deaminase — translation MILSDSRILEEIEKGTIKLVPYDRECLGSNSYDVHLGSTLAIYKDHMIDAKKHNEIEYMEIPDEGIVLYPHIFYLGVTLEYTETHAHVPFLEGKSSTGRLGIDIHATAGKGDVGFCGNWTLEISVKQPVKVYKGMPIGQLIYFPVDGEIEVKYNQKKNAKYAGQHNKPVESMMWKNKF, via the coding sequence ATGATCCTTTCTGACTCACGCATCCTGGAAGAAATAGAAAAAGGAACCATTAAACTTGTTCCCTACGACCGTGAATGTTTAGGCAGTAACAGCTATGATGTGCATTTGGGCAGTACACTGGCCATTTACAAGGATCATATGATTGATGCAAAGAAACATAATGAAATTGAATACATGGAAATTCCTGACGAAGGGATTGTATTGTATCCGCATATCTTTTATCTCGGGGTAACATTGGAGTATACTGAAACACATGCACATGTTCCTTTCCTTGAAGGAAAATCATCAACCGGTCGTTTGGGCATTGACATCCATGCCACAGCCGGTAAGGGTGATGTGGGTTTCTGCGGTAACTGGACACTGGAGATTTCCGTAAAGCAACCGGTGAAAGTGTACAAGGGAATGCCGATTGGTCAGCTCATTTATTTCCCTGTTGATGGTGAAATTGAAGTGAAGTACAATCAGAAGAAAAATGCGAAGTATGCAGGGCAGCACAACAAACCTGTTGAAAGCATGATGTGGAAGAATAAATTCTGA
- a CDS encoding DUF2891 domain-containing protein produces the protein MKLIRILFSFLLTFSTTNIHAQVNELFIMKKDSSGLILTEKGASHLASLPLKCIQQEFPNKTNHTSVTDSDHVLKPHELHPSFYGCLDWHSCVHGHWMLIRLLKQFPNLPEAAQIRNIINQTITQPNILQEVKYFDIPLTSGWERTYGWAWLLKLDEELLDWNDADAQRWHASLQPLTNKVIDLWMKFLPKQTYPNRTGIHPNTAFGIVFALDYARAVKNTSFEKSIINASLMLFKKDKNVPASWEPNGSDFLSPSLEVADLMRRVLPKKEFLPWFNQYITLSSLKHLTILPVVSDRSDYQIVHLDGLSFSRSWCMKGIAGSLPVNDARRKILLRSSVNHLATSLPNIVNGGYGGEHWLASFALYALFQ, from the coding sequence ATGAAACTGATCCGCATACTATTCTCTTTCCTTCTCACTTTTTCAACTACGAATATTCATGCGCAGGTGAATGAGTTATTTATTATGAAGAAAGACAGCTCCGGTTTAATTCTTACAGAAAAAGGAGCTTCTCATCTTGCATCGCTGCCATTGAAATGTATTCAGCAGGAATTTCCCAATAAAACCAATCACACATCCGTTACCGACAGTGATCATGTGCTGAAGCCGCATGAACTGCATCCTTCTTTTTATGGTTGTCTCGACTGGCATTCCTGTGTTCACGGACATTGGATGTTGATCCGTTTGCTGAAACAATTCCCCAATCTGCCTGAAGCAGCACAGATCAGGAATATCATCAACCAAACCATTACTCAGCCAAACATTTTGCAGGAAGTAAAGTATTTTGATATACCACTTACCTCTGGATGGGAAAGGACTTATGGTTGGGCATGGTTACTGAAATTAGATGAAGAATTACTGGACTGGAATGATGCTGATGCACAGCGCTGGCATGCTTCGCTTCAACCGTTGACCAATAAAGTCATTGATCTGTGGATGAAATTTCTTCCCAAACAAACCTATCCCAACAGAACAGGCATTCATCCCAACACAGCATTCGGAATTGTATTTGCATTGGATTATGCAAGAGCAGTGAAGAACACTTCGTTTGAAAAAAGTATCATCAATGCTTCGCTGATGCTGTTTAAAAAAGATAAAAATGTTCCTGCTTCATGGGAACCAAACGGATCAGACTTCCTTTCTCCTTCGCTTGAAGTTGCAGACCTGATGAGAAGAGTATTGCCGAAGAAAGAATTTCTGCCCTGGTTTAACCAGTATATCACATTATCATCGTTAAAACATCTTACCATCCTTCCTGTTGTAAGCGACAGAAGCGATTACCAGATCGTTCATCTCGATGGATTAAGTTTCAGCCGAAGCTGGTGTATGAAAGGAATTGCCGGTTCATTGCCTGTGAATGATGCAAGACGAAAAATATTACTGCGTTCATCAGTAAATCATTTGGCAACTTCTTTACCCAACATTGTTAACGGGGGCTATGGCGGAGAACACTGGCTCGCCAGTTTTGCTTTGTATGCGTTGTTTCAGTAA
- a CDS encoding DUF3810 family protein: protein MGKQLHPGVKRDFKTFAASAKAHRTFLQDWTDAFYDFYLKQNRQRKGIGSYSEVTGWLIAYKQKFGSYKLLCKFKSF from the coding sequence ATCGGCAAGCAATTACATCCCGGAGTAAAGAGAGATTTTAAAACCTTTGCAGCTTCTGCAAAAGCACACCGCACTTTTTTACAGGACTGGACAGATGCATTTTATGATTTTTATCTGAAACAAAACCGTCAAAGAAAAGGAATCGGAAGCTATTCTGAAGTAACAGGATGGTTAATTGCGTACAAGCAAAAATTCGGGAGTTATAAACTGCTCTGCAAATTCAAAAGCTTTTAA
- a CDS encoding DUF3810 domain-containing protein, producing the protein MTYGRLMRISFVTALSILALFIFFISGNHDWIEKNYASGFFPALASVLRVLFGWLPFSLGDIIYSIVTVSVLWQIGKFIVRLFHKKDSWRKKLTPLFTAGIILLFVYVYFYLFWGLNYYRKGIEYQLGLQNAKFEKQQLIDLNQVLLAKVNATKESCLQHKDTVMSRDRMFQSAVEGYQQLEQKFSFIHYKHVSLKPSMFGRIGNYVGFQGYYNQFTGEGQVNVQIPNFLQPYVTTHEMAHQVGYASESEANLVGFLAATHSKDTLMQYSAYLDMFLYSWNNLRAVDSTIAKISASNYIPE; encoded by the coding sequence ATGACCTACGGCCGACTGATGCGCATTTCATTTGTAACTGCTCTGTCCATCCTTGCCCTGTTTATCTTCTTTATTTCGGGCAATCACGACTGGATTGAGAAAAACTATGCATCCGGCTTTTTTCCGGCATTGGCATCTGTACTCAGGGTTTTGTTTGGCTGGCTCCCTTTCAGTTTAGGCGATATCATATATTCTATCGTTACTGTCAGCGTTTTGTGGCAGATCGGGAAATTTATTGTGCGTTTATTTCATAAAAAAGATAGCTGGAGGAAAAAACTCACTCCCCTTTTCACAGCGGGAATAATTCTCCTGTTTGTATATGTTTATTTCTATCTGTTCTGGGGATTAAATTACTACCGCAAGGGAATTGAATACCAGCTCGGCCTGCAAAACGCAAAATTTGAAAAGCAGCAGTTGATAGATCTCAACCAGGTATTGCTGGCGAAAGTAAATGCAACCAAAGAATCCTGTCTGCAGCATAAAGACACGGTAATGAGCCGTGACCGGATGTTTCAATCAGCAGTTGAAGGATATCAGCAACTTGAACAAAAGTTTTCGTTTATTCATTACAAACATGTTTCATTGAAGCCTTCTATGTTTGGAAGAATCGGAAATTATGTCGGCTTCCAGGGTTATTACAATCAATTTACCGGTGAAGGGCAGGTGAATGTGCAGATACCCAATTTTCTGCAGCCTTATGTTACAACGCATGAAATGGCCCACCAGGTTGGTTATGCCAGTGAAAGCGAAGCAAACCTTGTTGGTTTTCTCGCTGCCACTCATTCAAAAGATACATTGATGCAATACTCTGCTTATCTCGATATGTTTCTTTATTCATGGAATAATCTAAGAGCAGTTGATTCAACCATTGCAAAGATATCGGCAAGCAATTACATCCCGGAGTAA
- a CDS encoding DUF177 domain-containing protein: protein MSSRREFEIAFVGLKPGNHEFLFEIDDRFFEEFGKQDFKNCKANVKLNLERNSGFMMLNFEVGGTVGVQCDRCGNDLPLELWDEFEMLVKMTDDPEKMNEEEESPDVFYISRTESHLNVKNWIYEFINLSIPLQKMCKEDEMGGSHCNKDVLARLAQLNPEKTDNKSTIWKDLDKFRNE from the coding sequence ATGAGCAGCCGCCGGGAATTTGAAATAGCATTTGTGGGTTTAAAGCCCGGCAACCATGAATTTCTGTTTGAAATTGATGACAGGTTCTTTGAAGAATTCGGAAAACAGGACTTTAAAAACTGTAAAGCAAACGTAAAGCTGAACCTGGAAAGAAATTCCGGTTTTATGATGCTGAACTTTGAGGTAGGTGGTACAGTGGGCGTTCAATGCGACCGCTGCGGTAACGACCTTCCATTAGAACTGTGGGACGAATTTGAAATGCTGGTGAAAATGACGGACGATCCGGAGAAAATGAATGAAGAAGAAGAGAGCCCGGATGTATTTTATATCTCCCGTACCGAAAGTCATTTGAACGTTAAGAACTGGATCTATGAGTTCATTAACCTCAGCATTCCTTTACAGAAAATGTGTAAAGAAGATGAAATGGGCGGATCACATTGTAACAAAGATGTGCTTGCACGCCTGGCTCAGTTAAACCCTGAGAAAACTGATAACAAGTCAACGATCTGGAAAGATTTAGATAAATTTAGAAACGAGTAA
- the rpmF gene encoding 50S ribosomal protein L32 encodes MPNPKRRHSQQRSAKRRTHYTAVSVTLTKDSTTGETHPRHRAHVSEGKLFYKGKLVAEKAPLKA; translated from the coding sequence ATGCCAAATCCCAAACGCAGACATTCGCAGCAACGCAGTGCGAAGCGTCGTACACACTATACGGCAGTGAGTGTTACTTTAACAAAAGACAGCACAACAGGTGAAACACATCCACGTCATCGTGCACATGTGAGTGAAGGCAAACTTTTCTACAAAGGAAAACTAGTAGCAGAAAAAGCTCCTCTTAAAGCGTAA
- a CDS encoding glycosyltransferase family 39 protein, producing the protein MNISLKDTVAQKPLFSILFLCLVSTAMHWQIFTTDLIGVHVWRQSQTQINIQNFVRYDFNIMNPRNNFVFGESNIKRFEFPVMQWLVAAAGKIFGESISVTRISMFLIGIACVIGMFFLLKAVLKDNLTALLGAWAFNFSPLFYYYTMNPLPDVFALCCTVWYMFFCSVTLTGRIQYHCYWPHSFLDWPLLQNFHL; encoded by the coding sequence ATGAATATCTCTCTTAAGGATACCGTTGCTCAAAAGCCGCTTTTTTCAATATTGTTTCTCTGTTTAGTGAGTACTGCAATGCACTGGCAGATATTCACTACTGATTTAATTGGCGTGCATGTATGGAGGCAATCTCAAACCCAGATTAATATTCAGAATTTTGTTCGTTATGATTTTAATATAATGAACCCCCGTAATAATTTTGTTTTTGGTGAAAGCAATATCAAGCGGTTTGAATTCCCTGTTATGCAGTGGCTGGTCGCTGCGGCCGGGAAGATATTTGGTGAATCAATATCAGTAACAAGAATATCAATGTTCCTTATTGGTATTGCCTGTGTAATCGGGATGTTTTTTTTGCTGAAAGCTGTTTTGAAAGATAATCTTACTGCCTTATTGGGTGCGTGGGCGTTTAATTTCTCCCCTTTGTTTTATTATTATACGATGAACCCCCTGCCGGATGTGTTTGCACTTTGCTGCACTGTTTGGTATATGTTTTTCTGTTCAGTTACTTTGACAGGCAGAATACAATATCATTGTTATTGGCCGCATTCTTTCTTGGACTGGCCACTCTTGCAAAACTTCCATTTATAA
- a CDS encoding SAM-dependent chlorinase/fluorinase yields MAGAVKGVLLRQDSSFQLIDISHHLSPFNDPQAAYVVRNATRQFPAGTFHLVLVNMFQYKPDHLLMALHNDQYFCIADNGLITMILEEPPQEVVALQLDKSSARHTLACTEVFARAIQQVAAGKKLKEIGDDSISIQVRNPLRPMTTNQYMEGQIISIDHFENVIVNITQDEFEAQRKGRRFKIVFKRDEVIDRFSETYADVNEGEKLALFNSAGYLEIAINKGNAAGLFGLKKQSRLSNCPSEKNPE; encoded by the coding sequence CTGGCCGGGGCAGTAAAGGGCGTTTTATTAAGACAGGATTCTTCTTTTCAGCTGATTGATATTTCACATCATCTTTCTCCGTTCAATGATCCACAGGCAGCATATGTGGTGAGAAATGCTACCAGACAATTTCCAGCCGGTACCTTTCATCTTGTATTGGTGAACATGTTTCAATACAAACCCGATCATTTGCTGATGGCACTTCACAATGATCAGTACTTCTGTATTGCTGATAATGGTCTCATCACCATGATACTGGAAGAACCGCCGCAGGAAGTTGTTGCACTGCAGCTTGATAAATCTTCAGCCCGCCATACACTGGCCTGTACAGAAGTATTTGCAAGAGCTATTCAACAGGTGGCTGCTGGCAAGAAATTAAAAGAGATTGGTGATGATTCAATTTCTATCCAGGTAAGAAATCCGTTACGGCCCATGACTACCAACCAGTACATGGAAGGTCAGATCATCTCCATCGATCATTTCGAAAATGTAATTGTGAACATTACACAGGATGAGTTTGAAGCGCAACGCAAGGGCCGCCGTTTTAAAATTGTATTTAAACGGGATGAAGTGATTGACCGTTTCAGTGAAACCTATGCTGATGTAAATGAAGGGGAGAAACTGGCTCTTTTCAACTCAGCCGGGTATCTTGAAATTGCCATCAACAAAGGAAATGCTGCCGGACTTTTTGGCTTGAAAAAACAGAGCCGTTTGTCAAACTGTCCGTCTGAAAAAAACCCCGAATAG
- a CDS encoding DUF2723 domain-containing protein: MNFQKLNNITGWIVGLFACAIYILTMEPSGSLWDCGEFVSTAYKLGVPHPPGAPLFILMGRLFTLFTPNDAAVGVNLMSALASGFTIMVLVWTITHFGRRLVQKENEELQGNQLFSIMAAGVIGALAYTFSDSFWFSAVEGEVYALSSFFTAIVFWAILKWEHEDSKAGDDDMKRTHAERWIVLIFFLMGLSIGVHLLNLLTIPAIVMVYYFRRYKPTWTGGIVALAVGVGILGVIQVAVIQWSIASAGWFDRLFVNSFGLPFFSGFIFFFAAVAALIWFGLRWAQTNHWRFLRLGLWSFAFMLIDTQLMLLPYDPLQC, from the coding sequence ATGAATTTCCAAAAGCTCAACAACATTACAGGCTGGATAGTAGGCCTCTTTGCATGTGCCATTTATATCTTAACCATGGAGCCTTCCGGCAGTTTATGGGATTGTGGTGAATTTGTTTCCACTGCCTATAAATTAGGTGTTCCTCATCCGCCCGGTGCCCCCTTATTTATTTTAATGGGAAGATTGTTTACACTCTTTACGCCTAATGATGCGGCGGTTGGTGTAAACCTGATGTCAGCTTTGGCAAGTGGTTTCACCATTATGGTCCTGGTCTGGACCATTACGCATTTTGGAAGAAGACTTGTGCAGAAAGAAAATGAAGAGCTTCAGGGAAACCAGTTGTTCAGCATTATGGCTGCTGGTGTTATTGGTGCTTTAGCTTATACATTCAGTGATTCATTCTGGTTCAGTGCTGTTGAAGGTGAAGTATATGCATTGTCTTCTTTCTTTACCGCTATTGTTTTCTGGGCCATCCTGAAATGGGAGCATGAAGATTCAAAAGCAGGTGATGATGACATGAAGCGCACACATGCAGAACGTTGGATTGTGTTGATTTTCTTCCTCATGGGATTAAGTATCGGTGTTCACTTACTGAACCTCTTAACCATTCCTGCAATAGTAATGGTGTATTATTTCCGCAGGTATAAACCAACATGGACCGGTGGAATTGTTGCCCTGGCAGTGGGTGTAGGAATATTAGGTGTAATACAGGTGGCAGTTATTCAATGGAGCATTGCTTCTGCAGGCTGGTTCGACCGTTTATTTGTAAACAGCTTTGGCCTGCCATTCTTCTCAGGATTTATTTTCTTCTTTGCAGCAGTAGCAGCACTTATCTGGTTTGGCTTAAGATGGGCACAAACAAATCACTGGCGCTTTCTGCGTTTAGGTTTGTGGAGTTTTGCTTTTATGCTTATTGATACTCAACTTATGTTACTACCATATGATCCGCTCCAATGCTGA